A genomic segment from Nicotiana sylvestris chromosome 1, ASM39365v2, whole genome shotgun sequence encodes:
- the LOC104230590 gene encoding probable inactive histone-lysine N-methyltransferase SUVR2 isoform X1, with the protein MALKSKVKRACEAMEVFGYTEEIVKPVLRNLLNLYNKNWKLIEDENYSALLESLIDSEESKERQKSLLEDEPEENEPPLKRSRFCSQRHHSSPAKHDPSPSADTCTSELQPPSKHKMAGFTPESYETEDVELKPLLLKDYQGKGKKQSSSEASPISERDNDIVLLSDNDMKEPVTMLPHLTIKERGDTSLSYPALVPKRRLCFGCREEPSGIGSSDASNEGALVEYDLRDAMPLNEPFSDNLPDFDVPLAVAPSAPSCQLFEEGSRRIERQDLEFLNSEHLGTEGNGKGATSSSQLDIASSQKGEVKIFFAHKPYCSSDFHPPSLDAVLKRMEEKYIKSYRISQPDFSLLRLMEKLCECYLTAGTKARPANEPSAGIESQKLHPVGVRYDAANHELHFAPDISNGSFKLSNLIKVSPQIPKFPASGNRDIVCYMMNFNGTKIHGAEKDKTNKVLKLLAPSTMKNSLVVQKNTSSPGLPSSAYYFEDITNGQEVHRISLINEFSHEILPVFKYIPKNIIFQNAYVKFLLARISDDNCCSNCSEDCLSPDIPCACAGETGGEFAYTSGGLLKEKFLENCISMNREPQRHGLVYCQDCPLERSKNNSMSGVCKGHLVRKFIKECWHKCGCSRECGNRVVQRGIAVPLQVFMTAHGKGWGLRTLEDLPRGAFVCEYVGEIVTNTELYERNTQTADERHTYPVLLDADWGSEGVLKDEEALCLDATSYGNIARFINHRCYDANLVEIPVEVETPDHHYYHVAFFTTRKVNALEELTWDYGIDFTDHSHPVKAFKCCCGSELCRDIKSLKRARK; encoded by the exons ATGGCGTTGAAGTCAAAGGTGAAAAGGGCCTGTGAGGCAATGGAGGTCTTTGGCTATACTGAAGAAATTGTGAAGCCAGTATTGAGGAACCTTCTGAATCTGTACAACAAAAACTGGAAGCTTATTGAAGATGAGAATTATTCTGCTCTTTTGGAGTCTCTTATAGACAGCGAGGAGTCAAAG GAAAGGCAGAAATCCCTGTTGGAAGATGAGCCAGAAGAAAATGAACCACCACTGAAAAGATCTAGGTTCTGCTCTCAAAGACATCATTCCTCACCTGCTAAACATGATCCCAGTCCTAGTGCTGACACATGTACTTCAGAGTTGCAACCTCCCAGCAAGCATAAGATGGCTGGGTTCACCCCTGAGTCTTATGAAACTGAGGATGTCGAACTGAAGCCTCTTCTCTTGAAAGATTATCAGGGCAAAGGTAAGAAACAGAGTTCTTCAGAGGCTTCTCCTATTTCAGAGCGGGATAATGACATTGTACTACTCTCTGATAATGACATGAAAGAACCTGTTACTATGTTACCTCATTTGACTATAAAGGAAAGGGGTGACACATCTCTTTCATATCCTGCTCTGGTACCTAAAAGAAGACTGTGTTTTGGTTGCCGGGAAGAGCCAAGTGGTATAGGTTCTTCTGATGCATCCAACGAAGGTGCTCTTGTTGAGTACGACCTTCGTGATGCTATGCCTCTAAATGAGCCATTTTCTGATAACCTTCCAGATTTTGATGTTCCTCTTGCTGTTGCTCCTTCAG CTCCTTCCTGTCAATTATTTGAAGAAGGCTCAAGAAGAATTGAAAGACAAGACTTGGAGTTTCTCAACTCTGAACATTTGGGTACAGAAGGAAATGGAAAAGGTGCGACAAGTTCATCACAACTAGATATTGCTTCCTCTCAGAAGGGGGAGGTGAAGATCTTCTTTGCCCATAAGCCATATTGCTCATCAGATTTTCATCCACCAAGTTTAGATGCAGTCTTGAAGCGGATGGAGGAAAAGTATATAAAGTCTTATAGAATTTCTCAACCTGATTTCTCTCTGTTGAGGCTGATGGAAAAGCTGTGTGAATGCTATCTGACGGCTGGCACCAAGGCTAGGCCAGCAAATGAGCCATCAGCTGGGATAGAGTCTCAGAAACTTCATCCAGTCGGTGTGAGATATGATGCTGCTAATCATGAATTACACTTTGCTCCAGACATTAGCAATGGCTCATTCAAGTTGTCGAATCTTATCAAAGTCTCACCTCAAATTCCAAAATTTCCAGCTTCTGGAAATAGGGATATAGTGTGCTATATGATGAATTTTAATGGTACTAAGATTCATGGTGCTGAAAAGGACAAAACTAATAAGGTTCTTAAACTCCTTGCGCCTTCAACGATGAAGAATTCATTGGTTGTTCAGAAAAACACCTCATCTCCTGGTCTTCCTAGTTCTGCTTATTATTTTGAAGACATCACCAATGGTCAAGAGGTGCATAGAATTTCGTTGATCAATGAATTCAGCCATGAGATCTTGCCTGTCTTTAAGTACATACCTAAGAACATTATTTTCCAAAATGCATATGTGAAGTTTCTTCTTGCTCGTATATCGGATGACAACTGTTGTTCAAACTGCAGTGAGGATTGTTTGTCTCCAGATATACCCTGTGCTTGTGCTGGTGAAACAGGGGGTGAGTTTGCCTACACATCAGGTGGTTTGCTCAAGGAAAAGTTTCTCGAGAATTGCATCTCAATGAATCGTGAACCCCAAAGGCATGGTTTAGTATATTGTCAAGACTGTCCCCTTGAAAGGTCTAAGAACAATAGCATGTCTGGCGTGTGCAAGGGTCATTTGGTGAGGAAATTTATCAAAGAGTGCTGGCATAAATGCGGCTGCAGCAGGGAATGTGGGAATCGTGTTGTTCAGCGAGGCATAGCAGTGCCATTGCAG GTGTTTATGACAGCTCATGGAAAAGGTTGGGGGCTCAGGACACTGGAGGATTTGCCTAGAGGTGCTTTTGTCTGTGAATATGTAGGAGAAATAGTGACCAACACGGAGTTGTATGAGCGAAACACGCAAACCGCTGATGAGAGACACACATACCCAGTTTTGCTAGATGCAGATTGGGGTTCGGAAGGTGTCCTGAAGGATGAAGAGGCACTTTGTTTGGATGCTACTTCTTATGGCAATATTGCAAGGTTCATTAATCATAG ATGTTATGATGCTAACTTGGTTGAGATCCCAGTTGAAGTAGAGACTCCGGATCATCACTACTACCAT GTTGCTTTTTTCACTACGAGGAAAGTTAATGCTTTAGAAGAGTTAACTTGG GATTATGGTATTGACTTCACCGATCATAGTCATCCAGTGAAAGCGTTCAAGTGTTGTTGTGGAAGCGAACTTTGTCGAGACATCAAGTCTTTGAAGA GAGCTAGGAAGTAG